In one window of Gossypium hirsutum isolate 1008001.06 chromosome A01, Gossypium_hirsutum_v2.1, whole genome shotgun sequence DNA:
- the LOC107963017 gene encoding uncharacterized protein, with amino-acid sequence MGRWANTGSRGRGSITERFLSNRAKIFRGVIGVTPNVAEYWMEATERIMDDLDCTPEQKLKGAVLLLRNEAYQWWLTVNEGIQPDHLSWEFFKSAFQGRYMGASHIDARRSEFLNLTQRDQSVAKYEVDFLRLGRYALGMVASEYERCIHFKGGLRDSLRVLIAPQREQEFSVLVEKAKIGEVVKSAKRQNRDRKRDKNRRDS; translated from the coding sequence ATGGGTCGTTGGGCCAACACTGGATCTAGGGGCCGAGGGTCAATTACGGAACGATTCCTGTCCAATAGAGCCAAAATTTTTAGAGGTGTCATTGGAGtcacccctaatgtggctgagtactggatggAGGCTACTGAGAGGATAATGGATGATTTAGACTGTACCCCTgagcagaaattgaagggtgcagtTTTGTTGCTTCGTAATgaggcctaccagtggtggctgactGTTAATGAGGGCATTCAGCCCGATCATCTATCTTGGGAGTTTTTTAAGTCTGCCTTCCAAGGGAGGTATATGGGAGCAAGTCATATCGATGCTCGTAGGAGTGAGTTCTTGAACCTCACTCAGAGAGACCAATCAGTGGCCAAGTATGAGGTCGACTTTCTGAGACTAGGCCGCTATGCACTAGGTATGGTGGCGTCTGAATATGAGAGATGTATCCATTTTAAGGGCGGCCTTAGGGATAGTCTAAGGGTATTAATCGCTCCGCAGAGGGAGCAAGAGTTCTCTGTTCTGGTGGAGAAGGCGAAGATTGGCGAAGTGGTTAAGAGTGCTAAACGCCAAAATAGAGACCGTAAGAGGGATAAGAACAGGAGGGATTCATAG